Genomic DNA from Modestobacter versicolor:
CACGACCTGCTCGACGTCGACGACCTCGACCGGTCCGGTGGCCGCGGACTCCAGCGCGGCGAACAGCGTCGCGCTGACCCCGGTCCGGTCGGGCCCGCTGACGGTGATCAGGGCGCCGCCGGACGACGGCGGCAGCCCGCCGGGGCTCGGGTCGATCGGCGCGGGGGCGGCGGCGTCGGTCACCCGGCCATGGTGCCGGACCCGCTCCGCCGGGCGGTCACAGGCCCTGCCGACCCCCGGACGCGCGGACGCCCCGCCAGCCGGTGGCTGACGGGGCGCCGTGCGAGGTGCTGCTGCTAGGTCGGGTCGGGGTCGTTCGCCCCGGCCCGGCTGCCGCCGGTGAGGCCGGCCTCGGGGGCGTACGGCTCGTGCCGCTTGCCCGCGTGCGCCTCGACCTGGAGCCGGTCCTTCAGGTGCGGGTAGTGCAGCTCGAACGCCGGGCGCTCGGACCGGATCCGCGGGATCTCGACGAAGTTGTGCCGCGGCGGCGGGGACGACGTCGCCCACTCCAGCGAGTTGCCGTGACCCCAGGGGTCGTCGCGCAGCGCCAGCCGGCCGTGCTTCCACGACTTGACCACGTTGTAGACGAAGGGGATCACCGAGGCGCCGAGGATGAACGACCCGATCGTGGAGATCGTGTGCATCGTCGTGAACTCGTCGGTGGGCAGGTAGTCGGCGTACCGGCGCGGCATGCCCTCGTTGCCCAGCCAGTGCTGGATGAGGAACGTGGCGTGGAAGCCGATGAAGGTCAGCCAGAAGTGCAGCTTGCCGATCTTCTCGTCCATCATCCGGCCGCACATCTTCGGGAACCAGAAGTAGAGGCCGGCGTAGGCGGCGAACACGACGGTGCCGAAGACCACGTAGTGGAAGTGCGCCACGACGAAGTAGCTGTCGTTGACGTGCCAGTCCAGCGGCGGGCTGGCCAGCAGGACGCCGGTCAGGCCACCGAGGAGGAAGGTGATCAGGAAGCCGATCGAGAACAGCATCGGGGTCTCGAACGTCAGCTGGCCGCGCCACATCGTGCCGATCCAGTTGAAGAACTTGATCCCGGTGGGCACCGCGATCAGGTACGTCAGGAAGGCGAAGAACGGCAGCAGCACCGCGCCGGTGGCGAACATGTGGTGCGCCCACACCGCCAGCGACAGGGCGGTGATCGCGATCAGCGCGAAGACCATGCCCTTGTAGCCGAACAGCGGCTTGCGGCTGAAGACCGGGATGACCTCGCTGATGATGCCGAAGAACGGCAGCGCGATGATGTAGACCTCGGGGTGCCCGAAGAACCAGAAGAGGTGCTGCCACAGCATCGGCCCGCCGTTCTCGGCGGTGTAGACCTGCGCCCCGAGGTGCCGGTCGGCCAGCAGCGCCATCAGCGCCGCGGTCAGGATCGGGAAGGCGAGCAGGATCAGGACGCTGGTGACGAGCGACGCCCAGGTGAAGATCGACATCCGGAACATCGTCAGCCCCGGTGCGCGCAGGCAGACGATCGTGGCGATGAAGTTGACGCCACCGAGGATGGTGCCCAGACCGCTGACGGCCAGGCCGGCGA
This window encodes:
- the ctaD gene encoding cytochrome c oxidase subunit I is translated as MTIAPAPIVSRPSPAHEAEKGSRLLGLLRTTDHKTIGLMYTTVAFIWFFVGGFMALLMRGELARPELQFLSPEQYNQLVTMHGTIMLLFFATPMFFAFANLIMPLQLGAPDVAFPRLNAFSFWLFFFGASLAVSGFLTPGGAADFGWYAYTPLSTGAHSPGAGGDLWIAGLAVSGLGTILGGVNFIATIVCLRAPGLTMFRMSIFTWASLVTSVLILLAFPILTAALMALLADRHLGAQVYTAENGGPMLWQHLFWFFGHPEVYIIALPFFGIISEVIPVFSRKPLFGYKGMVFALIAITALSLAVWAHHMFATGAVLLPFFAFLTYLIAVPTGIKFFNWIGTMWRGQLTFETPMLFSIGFLITFLLGGLTGVLLASPPLDWHVNDSYFVVAHFHYVVFGTVVFAAYAGLYFWFPKMCGRMMDEKIGKLHFWLTFIGFHATFLIQHWLGNEGMPRRYADYLPTDEFTTMHTISTIGSFILGASVIPFVYNVVKSWKHGRLALRDDPWGHGNSLEWATSSPPPRHNFVEIPRIRSERPAFELHYPHLKDRLQVEAHAGKRHEPYAPEAGLTGGSRAGANDPDPT